The region ACCAGGGCGGGTAGAATTTCGTCGGTGAAATGCTTGAACAGCACCGGGTAGCCGTATTCGGCCGATTGCAGCTGATGGCTGAAGCGGATATTCCAGCCCCCGCCATCGTTAGTGTTGTCGCGGGTGAAGATGTTCATGTAAGGGTCGATGGCTACGTCGTAGATGTTCCGCGTACCGTGGGAGAAAATCTCCATTTCGGTGCCATCGGGCCGTACCCGGACAATGCCGCCCCCCAGCATGGTTAGCTTGCTGCCCGACCGGTCTACTGCATCGTGGAAACCAAAGTCGCCTACGGCAATGTATATCCAGCCGTCGATACCCATCCGGATACCATTGGTGGCATGATCGACACCCCGTTCCTGAATGAACTTGACATTGCTTATGTGTTCGACCAGCGGTTTGGAGGGGCCATCTGCTACGCCATCCCCGTTTTTATCGTCGAAGACAACCAGATTCATCCCCGTTGCCTTACCGGTTTCGGGCGAGAATACCGCGTGCAGCACAAATACCTGATCGCCCAGCACAATGATACCGCGTGGGTTGTCGACGCTGGCAAAGGTGGTATGTCCGTCTACTTTCCCATCGTTGTCCTGATCCACCAGCCGGACGATGGCGCCCATGTTCGGCTTTTTACCCAGCGATCCCTGCTTGTCGACGCCAACGTATACCTCACCGGTTGGCGCTACCGCCAGACAGGCCGGGCTGGGTGTCAGATCAGGACCGGTGAAGTTCGTTACCTGCAAATCGGGCGGGTAATCGGGGGCATGGACAACGGTTGGGGTAACGTCTGGCTTTTTGGGTAATCCCAGGTTTCCGTCTAATCCAAAGCTGAACAGAAAGGCAGAAAGGAAGCTTATCGAAATCTTAAACATGCATGTTAACAGTAAGTGGTAATTGCGCAATTCGTGGGTGCTACCCCACTAAAGCAAATCATGTGGTTAAATTTAATCAGTTCGGACGAATTACGCACCGTAAACGCGAAGCTGTGCCGGATTCTGCTTCCGGCGCGTGTTGGGTATCTGCTGAAAAAGCCCATTTCTGAAGTGCATCACCGTTATCCGGCAGCGAGCCCGGGTCCGTATCCTCATACTACTTCAGGACATAGATCGGGCCGATTCACTGCCGAAACTTTTACCGAATAGGACCCGTTATTACTTACAGGCCAACTGCCCGGCGGTGCCTGATTTAGTTGCCAACCGTAGGCAGTAACCGCCTAAACTCTCTATAGACAATCCATGATCGACACACATAAACCAGCCGAAACTGCTATTCTAGTCGCGGTGATTACCCAAAAACAAACGGCTGAACAGACAAAAGATTACCTCGATGAACTGGCCTTTCTGGCCGAAACATCGGGCGTTAAAACGATTCAGACGTTTACCCAAAAACTCGAACACCCCGACAACCGGACGTTCGTTGGCAAAGGCAAACTGGAAGAAATACAGACGTTCATCCTTGACAATCCCGTCGATTGCGTCATTTTTGACGATGACCTGTCACCCTCGCAGGTGCGGAATCTGGAAGACAGCTTTAAGGATATTAAAGTGCTGGACCGGAGCCTGCTCATCCTGAACATCTTCTCGATGCGGGCGCAAACGGCCCAGTCGCGGGTGCAGGTCGAGCTGGCGCAGTACCAGTACATGTATCCCCGACTAACCCGGATGTGGAGCCACTTAACCAGTCAGAAAGGGGGCGTCGGGATGCGTGGACCGGGGGAGAAAGAGCTTGAAACCGACCGCCGGATCGTGAAAGACCGGATTGCGTTTTTGAAGGAAAAACTCGCCAAAATCGACAAGCAGAGCGTGACCCGCCGAAAAGAACGCGACCGTCTGGTACGGGTAGCGTTGGTGGGGTATACCAACGTCGGCAAATCGACGCTGATGCGTACGATGGCAAAAGCGGACGTATTTGCCGAAAATAAACTCTTCGCGACGGTCGATTCGACGGTGCGCAAAGTGACCCTGGGCAACATTCCGTTTCTGCTGACCGATACCGTTGGGTTTATCCGTAAACTGCCCACAATGCTGATCGAGTCGTTCAAATCGACGCTCGATGAGGTGCGCGAAGCCGACATTCTGGTACACGTTGTGGACGTGTCGCACCCCAATTTTGAGGAGCAGATTGAAGTCGTCAACTCAACGCTCGCCGACATCAAAGCGGCCGATAAGCCAATGGTGCTGGTCTTCAACAAAATGGACCGGTTCTCACCCAAAGCTTCCTGGACGGAGAAAGCTGAACTACCCGAGGAAGATGAAGTCTTCAACGGCGGGGAAGAGGTGATGATACCGATGGCCGTGCAGCGAAAAACTGCCCTGGAATACCTCAAGAAAACGTATCTGTCCCAAAAAGCGGATTACGTAGCCTTCATCTCGGCCGAAACCGGCGAGAACGTTGGTGAGTTACGGGAACTGCTGTATTCGCTGGTGAAAGAAAAGCACTTCTTCATTTACCCCAACTGGGTCAACGTCCCCCTCACCGAATCGGCCGAGGAGTTTGGCGACGGTTTGGCTGGTTGAGGGTTTTTTAACAATTTTGCAATGTAAAGCGAGCGGTCGACCTGACCGCTCCTTTTTTGGTCTCGTAGTTCAACGGATAGAATAAGCGTTTCCTAAACGCTTGATATGGGTTCGATTCCCGTCGGGACTACCGAAGTGTACAACAACAATACTACACAAACACAAAAAGCCCTGAATTTGCAATAATTCAGGGCTTTTTGTGTTTGTAACAGTAAGCCATTGGTCATCATTGTTAAGCCGGGTTTATCAGCTTTTTTCGGCTTTAGGCGATTGATTATCAGTAGGTAAAAAAATCGGGTTGAAATGGCTTTCATCCAGTAGGTTTTAAGACGTTTACCCGGGAACAAAGGTAGGTAATTGTGTATTGAATGAAGATCAACCACGAGTTTAAGCAGAACGACTTAGTCATCCTCATTAACCAGCAGGCGGCTCAAGAGATGGCAGCGGCTAATCCTGACATTGACTGGCCAGTGCCGGTGATCAGTCAATATGGACAGCGAGTGCACTGCTGGAATAGCCAACGGCGCGAATTTACGATCACCCTGAGCGCGACCGAGATCAGGAAAGTTGACTAATCAGACAGGTAGGCCGGAATGGGACAGCTAGTAAAAGGCATTCGTTACGGTGTATTTCTGCTTTAAAAGAAACGATTCACTACTGCTGGCTGACTTTAAACAAATATCTGACTTGTTCTCTGAGTTATGGTAACTGTTCGTTCGGTTAGCCTTTACCTGACCGGTCTGGAAAAGTGTTTACCTTTCAATCTACTTTCCGAGAAGTACATTCCAGCCAGTGGTCAACCCAAAAACCAAACTTCGACTGAGAAAGGGCTTATCTTTTCCAGCTTCGTTCGTTATATCTTTTAAGGTAACAAACAGACCTAATAAGGACGTGCTTGGTTCACCCTCCTTTAAAAAGTGAAGGGCAATATTTATATTCCCTTTTGTTTTACCATCAAACTGATGAACGATTTCGGGATACAATATAAAAGCAACTCTATTTTCTAAACTGCTGGGTATATACGTAATGCTACCCCGTAGCTGAGCCGTGAAGAATTGATTGAAGGCTACCTTGGCATTTGTTACAGCGTATGTATCACCCTCATCATCTATTACGGTAGTTGTTCGCAATGAGTCTGTACCGGTTTTATATTGAACTGTATTTTTAATGTCTACTTTGTCCAAATCGTCAAAGTTATCTTTCCGGGCCAGACTAATTGAATAACCCAGGATAATTTCACTTTTTTTCGAATCGCCAACCGCCATGTCGGCGAAGTGAGAAAAACTTAAAGAAAGACCCGTATAAGGCGAAAAGCTGCCTAGCTGCTCTTTGACAGGTTTATCAGACTGAAAAAACCTGTAGCTATTCGTTGTTGCACCAATGGCTAATATGCTTCCAAAGAGACGGCTTCCCTTGGCACGATCCAGTTTAATCCACGCTTTATAAGCACCTATTGAAGCACCTTTAGAAAAGTTACCACTTCCAATAATACTCCCAATTTTATCGTTTGCATTAGCTTTCAGACTTAATCCCCAGCCATTAGAATATAACGGCGTTGTACGAGGTGGAGGATTTTTCTCATCTACTCCTAACACAACAGTTTGCTCAATCTCACTACCATCAGAATCTTTCAACGTATCCTTTGTATTCAATTTAAACAAGTTCAGTTTTATACTTTTATCAACAGTACTTATTCTAGGTGTAAGTAAAGCCTTTTTACCATCACCGCGTAAAATGGGCGTACCATTAGCCCGTAAATCTTCAAAGAAATCCTGCCCATTGCCTGACAAACTTATCAAGCAAAACAAGACTACACACCCAAGTATCTTTTTAGCGTACATCATGTGCGGATTTAAAAGGGGATACGTAATTGAATGCGTCTGAACCGGTTGTCTTCGATCTTTTTGGTAACTACTGATGGGTTATTAGGATCACTAAGCTTAACCCCAGCAGACGTTTCACAGGAATAAGCTACATCTATTTGTTGTGCATTGTTTCCAGATACGTCAATCGCAATGTTGAGCACCCCATTTTCGGGTATTTCACCATTGAAGGCGTATTTTCCATTCGATCGAAATATCTCCGTTTGTCCCGCAAAAAAATCAACATTATCAAAAACACCGCTTACGGTTGAGCTAAATTTAAATTTTATAGTGGCCATACTACTAGGGGTGGATATGTTAAAATAAGCGTGTCAGTTAAGATGCGCGTGGGGTGGGAGGTGCTTCATCATGTCCAAATTCGATGTGCTGAACTTCAGAAAAACCCGTTGGCAACCAAGCTTTTATGCCTTTATCAAAATCTACCCCGTTTTGAGGAGCCAAAGGCGCAGATCCTTGGCCAGCAACAGGCGAACCTGAATTTATAAACTTGGCCAGAAAAGCTTCAACAAAATCGACACCTGCATACCCAATGCCAATTAACCTGATTACTATATCCTTACTCATAGCTATACCTCCTGTATCGTCCATAGTTGTTACGATACCGAGAGCCCCAGCGATAAACCCCAGAAAAAGCGAGATGATTAGTCGGCGAGAATCGAAGGCTTCATTCTGCCCTGATGTCGTATTTGATTGATCCTGAAGTTTCTTTAGGCCGGCAACGACGCGTATGCCCTGACCTACAATACCCAGCAATCCGCCTAGTACGATATTTTGAAGAAGTGATAGTGCGTTCATTTACAATCTTTAGTTTCGCTGTAAAAATCCTGCCGTAAACCAGTCATTACAAGGGTATATTTCCCCTTTTTATCGCCCTTTGGAATACAGTCTGCCAGTAGGGGTAGCTCCCTGTGCATTCAACCGAATATAAAAAGCGACAAACCCGGAGTCGACAAAAATCAGCGAGTGTATAGTGCATAGGGCACTGACTATATGCGGTCGATTTACTCTATTTTTGTCACTCTCCTATTTTCTGTTTGAATGAATCACCAATCCCATAATAAATTAGTCTCCTTTATCTGGTCCATTGCCGATGATTGCCTGCGCGACGTGTACGTGCGGGGTAAGTATCGCGACGTTATCTTACCGATGGTTGTCTTGCGCCGACTGGATGCGCTGCTCGAACCGGGTAAAGATGAGGTGATGGAAGAAGTTCGGTTTCAGCGCGAAGAGGCCGGTTTTACCGAACTGGATGTCAATGGCCTACAGGCGGCATCGGGCTACGTTTTTTATAATACCAGTGTCTGGACGCTGCAAAAGCTGCACGATACAGCCACCAATAACCAGCAATTATTGGAAGCTAACTTCACGGATTACCTCGACGGCTTCAGCGATAACGTCAAGGAGATTATCCGCAAGTTCAACCTGAAGAGCCAGGTGAAGCACATGGCCAATAAGGATGTGCTGCTCGACGTGCTGGAGAAGTTCACCTCACCCACGATCAACCTGACCCCTTTTGAAAAACTGGACCCCGAAGGACGTAAACTACCGGCCCTGTCGAACTTGGGCATGGGCTACGTGTTTGAGGAGCTGATCCGTAAGTTCAACGAAGAGAACAACGAGGAAGCCGGAGAACACTTTACGCCCCGTGAAGTCATCGACCTAATGACCCACGTCATTTTTGAGCCCATTAAAGACCGGCTGCCACCCGTTATGACCATTTATGACCCGGCCTGCGGTTCGGGTGGGATGCTGACCGAATCCCAGAACTTCATAAAAGATGAAGATGGGCTTATTCGGGCCAAAGGCGATGTGTATCTCTTTGGTAAGGAGATCAACGACGAGACCTACGCCATCTGTAAGTCGGATATGATGATTAAGGGCAATGATCCCGAAAACATCAAAAACGGCTCTACGCTCTCGACCGACGAGTTTGCTGGAAAGCAGTTCGATTTTATGCTCTCAAATCCGCCCTATGGTAAGTCGTGGGCGAGCGAACAACGCCATATCAAAGATGGGAATGAGGTCATCGACAGTCGTTTCCGCATCAAGCTCAAAAACTACTGGGGCGTAGAGGAAGACGCCGATGCCATTCCACGCTCCAGTGATGGGCAGTTACTGTTTCTGATGGAAATGGTGAGCAAGATCAAACCGTTGGCAGCTTCGCCGTCGGGCTCCCGGATTGCTTCGGTCCACAACGGCTCCAGCCTGTTTACGGGCGATGCCGGTGGGGGCGAAAGCAACATTCGGCGGTATCTGATCGAAAACGATTTGCTCGACGCCATCATCCAGCTGCCCAACAACCTGTTCTACAATACAGGTATCACCACCTATATCTGGGTATTGACGAACAGCAAACCCGCCAACCGACAGGGCAAGGTGCAACTCATTGACGCCGGACCGCTGTACCGCAAGCTGCGAAAGAACCTGGGGGCCAAGAACTGCGAACTAGCTCCCGAACACATCACCGAAATTGTCAAAACTTACCAGGATTTAGCTATAGTTGACCGTACCGGCGATGACGGTTTAGCCAGCAAGGTGTTTGACAACGCCGACTTTGGGTATTATAAAGTGACCATCGAACGGCCCAAACGCCTGAAAGCACAGTTCAGCGCCGAACGTATTGCCGAACTTCGGTTCGATAATAAACTGCGCGAGCCGATGGTGTGGGCCTGGGAAACCTACGGCGAGCGGGTGTATACCGACCTGCCCGCCCTGGAAAAAGACATCATCGACTGGTGCGAAAAACAGGAGCTGAATCTGGCCCGCAAGCAACAGGAAGCCCTGCTCAAGCCCGACAACTGGCTGAAGCAACAGGGCCTGATGAACACCGCTACCAAACTGATGAAGGCCATTGGTACGGACGAGTACAGCAATTTCAACATCTTTGCCCGCGAGGTAGAAATGGAGTTGAAAGCGCTGGGGCTGAAGCTATCGGCCTCGGAAA is a window of Spirosoma linguale DSM 74 DNA encoding:
- a CDS encoding GTP-binding proten HflX (TIGRFAM: GTP-binding proten HflX; small GTP-binding protein~PFAM: GTP-binding protein HSR1-related~KEGG: pha:PSHAa0272 protease GTPase subunit), which encodes MIDTHKPAETAILVAVITQKQTAEQTKDYLDELAFLAETSGVKTIQTFTQKLEHPDNRTFVGKGKLEEIQTFILDNPVDCVIFDDDLSPSQVRNLEDSFKDIKVLDRSLLILNIFSMRAQTAQSRVQVELAQYQYMYPRLTRMWSHLTSQKGGVGMRGPGEKELETDRRIVKDRIAFLKEKLAKIDKQSVTRRKERDRLVRVALVGYTNVGKSTLMRTMAKADVFAENKLFATVDSTVRKVTLGNIPFLLTDTVGFIRKLPTMLIESFKSTLDEVREADILVHVVDVSHPNFEEQIEVVNSTLADIKAADKPMVLVFNKMDRFSPKASWTEKAELPEEDEVFNGGEEVMIPMAVQRKTALEYLKKTYLSQKADYVAFISAETGENVGELRELLYSLVKEKHFFIYPNWVNVPLTESAEEFGDGLAG
- a CDS encoding N-6 DNA methylase (PFAM: N-6 DNA methylase~KEGG: vcm:VCM66_1707 putative DNA methylase HsdM), with the translated sequence MNHQSHNKLVSFIWSIADDCLRDVYVRGKYRDVILPMVVLRRLDALLEPGKDEVMEEVRFQREEAGFTELDVNGLQAASGYVFYNTSVWTLQKLHDTATNNQQLLEANFTDYLDGFSDNVKEIIRKFNLKSQVKHMANKDVLLDVLEKFTSPTINLTPFEKLDPEGRKLPALSNLGMGYVFEELIRKFNEENNEEAGEHFTPREVIDLMTHVIFEPIKDRLPPVMTIYDPACGSGGMLTESQNFIKDEDGLIRAKGDVYLFGKEINDETYAICKSDMMIKGNDPENIKNGSTLSTDEFAGKQFDFMLSNPPYGKSWASEQRHIKDGNEVIDSRFRIKLKNYWGVEEDADAIPRSSDGQLLFLMEMVSKIKPLAASPSGSRIASVHNGSSLFTGDAGGGESNIRRYLIENDLLDAIIQLPNNLFYNTGITTYIWVLTNSKPANRQGKVQLIDAGPLYRKLRKNLGAKNCELAPEHITEIVKTYQDLAIVDRTGDDGLASKVFDNADFGYYKVTIERPKRLKAQFSAERIAELRFDNKLREPMVWAWETYGERVYTDLPALEKDIIDWCEKQELNLARKQQEALLKPDNWLKQQGLMNTATKLMKAIGTDEYSNFNIFAREVEMELKALGLKLSASEKKQIMDAVSWYDAEAEKVIKGTTKLKGEKLTDLLEHLNCTEAQLPDFGYFVTGTPDREKPGEYLEYETESDLRDTENVPLKEDIHDYFLREVKPHVSEAWINLDATKIGYEISFNKYFYRHKPLRDIAAVSADILQLEDESEGLIKAILAWS
- a CDS encoding hypothetical protein (KEGG: azo:azo1778 hypothetical protein), with translation MNALSLLQNIVLGGLLGIVGQGIRVVAGLKKLQDQSNTTSGQNEAFDSRRLIISLFLGFIAGALGIVTTMDDTGGIAMSKDIVIRLIGIGYAGVDFVEAFLAKFINSGSPVAGQGSAPLAPQNGVDFDKGIKAWLPTGFSEVQHIEFGHDEAPPTPRAS